In Pseudoalteromonas sp. NC201, a single window of DNA contains:
- a CDS encoding GNAT family N-acetyltransferase/peptidase C39 family protein: protein MLQAALVLEKATLQDLNSLNALEQNCFSADRLSRRQLKHYISFEHSLLLTAKLAGELVGYGLLWLHQGTRLARLYSLAVSPHHQGKGIARQLMSELEARAGEMGWLYMRLEVAKRNDAAIGLYKRMGYRVFGEYQNYYADHDDALRMQKCVRKLSQKAVLHQAPWYQQTTDFTCGPASLMMAMASIDPGCMGDQALELEIWREATTIFMTAGHGGCHPFGLALAAERRGFAAEVMVNTAGPLFLDGVRSAQKKQVMTLVHEQFRQECEYRDIAIHQADVKLEQVEQWLLQGSAVLALISTYRLNGKKAPHWVLITGLDELCLYLNDPDVEDDQNPIDCQQVPIARSDFEKMMTFGASKLSALVVLHESF, encoded by the coding sequence ATGTTGCAAGCCGCGTTGGTGCTTGAAAAGGCGACACTGCAGGATTTGAACTCACTGAATGCGCTGGAGCAAAACTGCTTCAGTGCAGATAGACTGAGCCGTCGCCAACTCAAGCATTACATCAGTTTTGAACATAGCCTGCTGCTCACTGCAAAGTTGGCTGGGGAACTTGTGGGCTATGGGCTGCTTTGGTTGCACCAAGGAACGCGGCTAGCAAGGCTTTATTCATTGGCGGTATCGCCTCATCATCAAGGTAAAGGGATCGCACGCCAACTGATGTCAGAGCTTGAGGCCAGAGCGGGTGAAATGGGCTGGTTATATATGCGTTTAGAGGTGGCTAAACGCAATGACGCGGCCATCGGCTTATATAAACGCATGGGTTATCGTGTATTTGGCGAGTATCAAAACTACTATGCGGATCATGATGACGCGCTAAGAATGCAAAAATGTGTGCGTAAGCTGTCGCAAAAGGCGGTGTTGCATCAGGCTCCTTGGTATCAACAAACAACAGACTTTACCTGCGGACCGGCGTCACTGATGATGGCAATGGCAAGCATAGATCCAGGCTGTATGGGCGATCAGGCCTTAGAGCTTGAGATATGGCGTGAAGCGACCACCATCTTTATGACCGCAGGTCACGGCGGCTGTCACCCATTTGGTTTGGCATTGGCTGCGGAGCGCCGTGGTTTTGCGGCAGAGGTGATGGTGAATACGGCAGGCCCGCTATTTTTAGATGGCGTGAGAAGCGCGCAGAAAAAGCAGGTGATGACCTTAGTTCATGAGCAATTCCGTCAAGAGTGTGAATATCGTGATATTGCTATTCACCAAGCCGATGTAAAGCTTGAACAGGTTGAACAATGGTTGTTACAGGGCAGTGCGGTATTGGCCTTGATCAGCACTTATCGGCTAAACGGTAAAAAGGCGCCGCATTGGGTGCTTATTACGGGGTTGGATGAGTTGTGCTTATATCTTAATGACCCTGATGTTGAGGACGACCAAAACCCTATCGACTGCCAGCAAGTACCCATCGCAAGGTCGGATTTTGAAAAAATGATGACGTTTGGCGCAAGCAAGTTAAGTGCGCTGGTGGTGTTGCACGAGTCATTTTAA
- a CDS encoding RimK family protein produces the protein MLSTLFVVDQNADVLPLANNVVTFETYLQEYPKLGESKLRVINLCDCDRYLSQGYYCSLLAEARNHQVLPSLKVINGLRDGDNALFLSQAWFDKRGIAITDDAELIICMGETQQPEFSKLAAYLFQQFPAPLLKVTLQQQDKGVRVQVQRRDFSTLQVAQLEFCTQVLGHVHATQWNKRKSHKKYRWDIAMLVDHDEKLPPSNKGAISRFVKAGEKLGIKVHPLEAAELYNLGQYDGLFIRETTAIDHHTYRLAQEAEQKDLVVIDDPSSILRCCNKVFLHDAFNYKKVPSLETRFVSQCNEQVIDKLIAELSLPMVLKMPESSFSKGVFKVKTKEELGERLQELMSVSAIVLAQAYLYTDYDWRIGVLNGRAIYACRYHMARNHWQIYNHESKRNFSGGFDTLPTFEVPKAVLRAALKAAAVVGNGLYGIDIKEHNGKAYVLEVNDNPNIDQGVEDKYLGDELYMQVMSEFSRRLEARGKK, from the coding sequence ATGCTATCTACTCTATTCGTTGTTGATCAAAATGCAGATGTACTGCCTTTGGCAAATAACGTAGTGACGTTTGAAACGTATTTGCAAGAGTACCCAAAGCTCGGTGAATCAAAACTTCGAGTGATTAATTTATGTGACTGTGACCGTTATTTAAGCCAAGGTTATTACTGCTCTTTACTTGCTGAAGCGCGTAATCACCAAGTGCTTCCGAGTCTAAAGGTTATTAATGGTTTACGTGATGGCGATAATGCGTTGTTTTTATCGCAGGCTTGGTTTGATAAGCGTGGGATCGCGATTACCGATGACGCTGAGCTGATCATTTGTATGGGCGAAACCCAACAGCCTGAATTTAGTAAGTTGGCGGCGTATTTATTTCAGCAATTTCCAGCGCCTTTACTAAAAGTGACATTACAGCAGCAAGATAAAGGCGTGCGTGTGCAGGTGCAGCGTCGCGACTTTTCGACACTACAGGTGGCGCAGCTTGAGTTTTGTACTCAAGTATTAGGTCATGTGCATGCCACTCAGTGGAACAAACGTAAGAGCCACAAAAAGTATCGCTGGGACATTGCGATGTTGGTGGACCACGATGAAAAATTGCCGCCAAGTAATAAAGGGGCGATCAGCCGCTTTGTTAAAGCGGGTGAAAAGCTTGGCATTAAAGTACATCCATTAGAAGCGGCCGAGTTATACAACTTAGGCCAATACGATGGGCTATTTATTCGTGAAACCACAGCGATTGACCATCATACTTATCGCCTTGCGCAAGAAGCAGAGCAAAAGGATTTAGTGGTAATTGATGACCCAAGCTCGATCCTACGCTGTTGTAATAAGGTGTTTTTGCATGATGCCTTTAATTACAAGAAGGTGCCAAGTTTAGAAACGCGATTTGTGAGTCAGTGTAATGAACAAGTAATCGATAAACTCATTGCTGAGTTATCGCTACCTATGGTGCTTAAAATGCCTGAGAGTTCGTTCTCAAAAGGCGTATTTAAAGTAAAAACCAAAGAAGAGCTTGGCGAGCGTTTACAAGAGCTGATGAGCGTCTCTGCGATTGTGTTGGCGCAAGCTTACTTATACACGGACTACGATTGGCGTATTGGGGTATTAAATGGCCGTGCAATTTACGCATGCCGTTACCATATGGCACGTAACCATTGGCAAATCTATAACCACGAGTCAAAACGTAATTTCTCGGGTGGGTTTGACACGCTACCAACGTTTGAAGTGCCAAAAGCGGTGTTACGCGCAGCGTTAAAAGCGGCGGCAGTCGTGGGTAATGGTTTGTATGGTATTGATATTAAAGAGCACAACGGCAAAGCCTACGTGCTTGAAGTAAACGACAACCCGAATATTGACCAAGGGGTTGAAGACAAATATCTCGGTGACGAGCTGTACATGCAAGTGATGTCTGAATTTTCAAGACGCCTTGAAGCGAGAGGTAAAAAGTAA
- a CDS encoding class IIb bacteriocin, lactobin A/cerein 7B family — MRELNVNDIEEINGGAIPIAAALAIHLAGNAVSIYSWYSFAKSMK; from the coding sequence ATGCGCGAGTTAAATGTAAATGATATTGAAGAAATAAATGGTGGTGCAATTCCAATTGCAGCAGCTCTTGCTATTCATTTGGCTGGGAATGCAGTATCTATTTATAGCTGGTATTCATTTGCTAAAAGCATGAAATAA
- a CDS encoding AraC family transcriptional regulator — protein MHSTSFVYFYSAWVYLHDRFTNDKRLQGEFAELVASRPERVTLVEYERLLEVGRELSGDPLIGFELGKAIQLHDYGALGYLVETSKDLQQAITSLLHYDAIVADIGLAVFTSDSDNAKLTWQPKTPLGKQAILRNMTAWVSAARQLLRSTLSPNQLQLSFSVCDPELQRLQTWFGCPVSQNCSDNALLFPLDFLTMPVATVDSLMHEHIEQAVAKSVSALCDNHDLKTRVANLLAAKHSLAGVNQASMAKALNMSVRSMQRKLKTQHTSFRALFDQERKHRFEQLIDNTRLLDIVDALGFTEQSALNKVCLKWYGKPPSKLK, from the coding sequence ATGCACTCCACTTCGTTTGTATATTTTTATAGTGCGTGGGTATATCTCCATGACCGTTTTACCAATGACAAGAGACTGCAAGGCGAGTTTGCTGAGCTGGTAGCGTCACGGCCTGAACGTGTAACACTCGTTGAGTACGAGCGGTTGCTTGAGGTAGGGCGGGAGCTGAGCGGCGATCCCTTAATTGGTTTTGAACTGGGTAAAGCCATTCAGCTGCATGATTATGGAGCGCTTGGTTACTTGGTCGAAACCAGTAAAGACTTGCAGCAGGCTATAACCTCATTATTGCATTACGACGCCATTGTTGCCGATATTGGCCTCGCCGTATTCACAAGTGATAGCGACAATGCCAAGTTAACTTGGCAACCAAAAACCCCGCTGGGTAAGCAAGCCATTTTGCGTAATATGACCGCTTGGGTGAGCGCTGCAAGGCAGCTTTTGCGATCAACTTTATCGCCTAACCAACTCCAGCTTAGCTTTAGCGTGTGTGACCCAGAATTGCAGCGTTTGCAAACGTGGTTTGGCTGCCCCGTTTCACAAAACTGCTCTGACAATGCACTGTTGTTTCCGTTAGACTTTCTTACCATGCCAGTCGCTACCGTCGACAGCCTAATGCACGAACATATTGAGCAAGCGGTTGCAAAAAGCGTATCAGCGCTCTGCGATAATCATGACTTAAAAACGCGTGTTGCCAATTTACTGGCGGCAAAGCACTCACTGGCTGGAGTCAACCAAGCAAGTATGGCTAAGGCATTAAACATGAGTGTGCGTTCGATGCAGCGTAAGCTAAAAACACAACATACCAGCTTTAGAGCCTTATTCGACCAAGAGCGAAAGCATAGATTTGAACAACTCATCGACAACACCAGATTGCTCGATATTGTAGACGCACTCGGTTTTACAGAGCAAAGTGCGCTGAATAAAGTTTGTTTAAAATGGTATGGGAAACCACCGTCAAAGCTAAAGTGA
- a CDS encoding sterol desaturase family protein: protein MVDVSLILLALSPIFLLCVAWEYIKHHEHYDWRDSLLNALLALLHQGSDALALLVLMPLFYWLHQFALFTIELNLLTLLFGFILQDFLYYWFHRASHCIHWLWSAHVVHHSSNNMNFTTAFRQSLLYPIVGMWLFWLPMILLGFTPTLVFAIVAINLAFQFFVHTQTVNRLEVVERIFNTPSHHRVHHASNPEYIDKNFAGVLIIWDKLFGTFVEEREDITICYGIRGAAPKQTLLDVNFAQWRHMFHRFSQANTLKSKWLALFGYPTHLPDKLKNTDSAKS, encoded by the coding sequence ATGGTTGATGTATCGCTAATTTTACTGGCACTCAGTCCCATCTTTTTACTTTGTGTTGCTTGGGAGTATATCAAGCACCACGAACACTATGATTGGCGAGATTCATTACTCAATGCCCTACTCGCCTTGCTCCATCAAGGCAGCGACGCGCTGGCTTTGCTTGTGCTGATGCCGCTCTTTTACTGGCTCCATCAATTTGCCTTATTCACAATCGAATTAAATCTCCTCACTTTGCTTTTTGGGTTTATTTTGCAAGATTTCTTGTATTACTGGTTTCACCGGGCATCACATTGTATTCACTGGCTTTGGAGCGCACACGTGGTCCATCATAGTTCTAATAACATGAATTTTACCACTGCATTTCGCCAAAGCTTGCTTTACCCTATTGTCGGTATGTGGCTGTTCTGGCTGCCTATGATACTGCTTGGATTTACCCCGACCTTGGTATTTGCCATCGTCGCAATCAACTTGGCTTTTCAATTTTTTGTCCATACACAAACGGTTAATAGGTTAGAAGTAGTAGAACGGATCTTTAATACGCCTTCCCACCACAGAGTCCATCACGCCAGTAATCCTGAATATATAGATAAAAACTTTGCCGGAGTGCTCATCATTTGGGATAAGCTTTTTGGCACTTTTGTGGAGGAGCGGGAAGACATAACAATTTGCTATGGAATAAGAGGTGCGGCACCAAAGCAGACCCTTTTAGATGTTAACTTTGCTCAGTGGCGTCATATGTTCCACCGCTTTTCACAAGCAAACACCTTAAAGAGCAAATGGTTGGCGTTATTTGGTTATCCAACCCACTTACCCGACAAGCTAAAAAATACGGACTCTGCCAAATCCTAG
- a CDS encoding LysR family transcriptional regulator, which translates to MNTQDLIVVMKTAKLGNISAAAAQLDMQVATASAAIKRVEKHLGFQLFVRSTRSLRLSKQGETYLPICEQALALLADGKKQVLDNDNEIDGELRLTAPSDFGRNILLPWLDELLDEYPKLALKLILNDHNLDFYRDGVDIALRYGAPEDSSFYGFKICDVPLLLCASTEYLEKQGTPKDHEELSEHQGLFFLIRGSKFDTWKLTKNEQTYKAVLKGRRTSNDADVVKRWCAQGAGISLRSAIDVADQLEQGVVQSILNDYRVECKPLWLICPSKQMINPSVRVLRDKLRKYCQALVEKAERYK; encoded by the coding sequence ATGAATACACAAGATTTAATCGTCGTGATGAAAACGGCTAAACTTGGCAATATTAGTGCGGCGGCTGCGCAGTTAGATATGCAAGTTGCCACGGCGAGCGCTGCGATAAAGCGAGTGGAAAAGCACCTTGGCTTTCAACTTTTTGTGCGTTCTACGCGTAGCTTAAGGCTATCAAAGCAAGGTGAAACCTATTTGCCAATTTGCGAGCAGGCACTTGCGCTTTTGGCTGATGGCAAAAAGCAGGTGCTCGACAACGACAACGAAATTGACGGTGAGCTAAGGTTAACCGCACCGTCAGATTTTGGCCGTAATATCCTCCTTCCTTGGCTAGACGAATTACTGGATGAATACCCTAAACTTGCCCTGAAGCTTATTCTTAATGATCACAATCTCGACTTTTATCGTGACGGTGTTGATATCGCGCTGCGCTATGGTGCGCCTGAAGACAGTAGCTTCTACGGCTTTAAAATTTGTGATGTGCCATTGCTGCTTTGTGCCTCTACGGAATACTTAGAAAAACAAGGCACACCAAAGGATCATGAGGAATTAAGCGAGCACCAAGGGCTATTCTTTTTGATCAGAGGCAGTAAGTTTGATACGTGGAAACTGACGAAAAATGAACAAACTTACAAAGCGGTGCTTAAAGGGCGTAGAACCAGTAATGATGCGGATGTGGTAAAGCGCTGGTGTGCGCAAGGAGCGGGTATTTCATTGCGATCCGCGATAGACGTAGCAGACCAACTAGAACAAGGTGTGGTGCAAAGTATATTAAATGACTATCGCGTTGAATGTAAGCCGCTGTGGTTGATCTGCCCGTCAAAGCAAATGATCAACCCAAGTGTGAGAGTGCTGCGCGATAAACTAAGAAAGTACTGCCAAGCGCTTGTAGAAAAGGCCGAGCGGTATAAATAG
- the nfsB gene encoding oxygen-insensitive NAD(P)H nitroreductase has product MYTLRDAIHNRYSTKAFDPNKKISDSDIELLKQVLRLSPSSTNVQPWHFVIASTEAGKTQVAKSTQENYKFNEAKVLNASHVVVFAAKQNIDDAHLDKVLAKESADGRFEKGSEVEAQMNNGRRYFVGLNQTSDEAIKAWTGKQVYLNLGQFLLSTALLGIDSVPIEGFDAEILSNELGLTEQGFDALAIVALGYRDEGDFNAKLPKSRFAIDDIITEI; this is encoded by the coding sequence ATGTACACATTACGCGATGCAATTCACAATCGTTATTCCACAAAAGCCTTTGATCCTAATAAAAAAATTAGTGATTCAGATATTGAGCTACTTAAGCAAGTACTAAGGCTGAGCCCATCTAGTACCAACGTTCAGCCATGGCATTTTGTCATCGCTAGTACTGAGGCTGGCAAAACTCAAGTGGCTAAAAGCACACAAGAGAATTACAAATTTAATGAAGCCAAAGTACTTAACGCATCACATGTTGTTGTATTTGCTGCAAAACAAAATATAGATGATGCACATTTAGATAAAGTGCTTGCCAAAGAAAGTGCCGACGGCCGATTTGAAAAAGGCTCTGAGGTAGAAGCACAAATGAATAATGGCCGTCGCTATTTTGTCGGCTTAAATCAAACCAGCGATGAAGCAATCAAAGCATGGACTGGCAAACAAGTTTACTTAAATCTTGGGCAATTTTTACTAAGTACCGCACTACTCGGTATAGATTCTGTGCCCATTGAGGGTTTTGACGCTGAAATTCTCAGCAATGAACTTGGGTTAACTGAGCAAGGCTTTGATGCCCTTGCCATTGTCGCGTTGGGCTATCGAGACGAAGGTGATTTTAATGCTAAATTACCTAAATCTCGCTTTGCTATCGACGATATCATTACCGAAATCTAA
- a CDS encoding M35 family metallo-endopeptidase: MKLLSRTLSTGLLAAAVTASLNAQAMNKDLAVSVDVDTKSNGDVIATLNITNQGKGNQKILSWYTDLEEEHIFKITRDGKEVNFFGPHYKRPAPTEADFIKLKSGETLTKSFELSGLYDLSQPGNYEISYDVESFDLFGKKEIPSMTTRTMGQQSMMRADVAELSSNSVNLWLEGVVLSKGNLQVNAKPVAGAADCTDGTCFTGRCSNSEKTSILSALNAADQITNDSVAYLNSHSASNPSTRYQTWFGAATSSRYATVKSNFNAINDAIDNQDLTFDCSCNKSYFAYVYPNQPYKVYLCRAFWSANELGTDSRAGTIVHELSHFNAVAGTDDIVYGQSGAKNLANSNPSQAIQNADSHEYFAENTPYQN, translated from the coding sequence ATGAAGCTACTATCACGCACACTATCTACCGGGTTACTCGCAGCAGCCGTAACCGCATCACTGAATGCTCAAGCAATGAATAAAGACCTAGCGGTAAGCGTTGATGTCGACACAAAAAGCAATGGCGATGTTATTGCGACGCTAAACATCACCAATCAGGGTAAAGGTAACCAAAAAATCTTAAGCTGGTATACAGATCTCGAAGAAGAGCATATTTTTAAAATTACGCGTGATGGTAAAGAAGTTAATTTCTTCGGCCCTCACTACAAACGCCCAGCTCCTACCGAAGCTGACTTTATCAAGCTAAAGTCTGGCGAAACGCTCACTAAATCATTTGAGCTTTCGGGCCTTTATGATCTTAGCCAGCCAGGTAACTACGAAATTAGTTATGATGTTGAATCATTTGACCTTTTCGGTAAAAAAGAAATCCCTAGCATGACTACAAGAACGATGGGGCAGCAATCGATGATGCGTGCCGATGTAGCAGAACTCAGCTCAAATTCGGTCAATCTTTGGCTTGAAGGTGTAGTATTAAGCAAAGGTAACCTCCAAGTTAACGCAAAACCAGTCGCCGGTGCAGCAGACTGTACTGATGGCACTTGTTTTACAGGTCGTTGTAGTAACAGTGAAAAAACCAGTATTTTGTCAGCACTGAATGCTGCGGACCAAATTACTAATGACTCTGTTGCTTACTTAAATAGCCACTCAGCGAGCAACCCGTCTACGCGTTATCAAACTTGGTTTGGCGCAGCGACAAGCAGCCGCTATGCAACCGTGAAATCTAACTTCAACGCAATCAATGATGCAATCGACAACCAAGATCTCACTTTTGACTGTAGTTGTAACAAATCATACTTTGCTTATGTATACCCAAATCAACCATACAAAGTATATCTATGTCGCGCATTTTGGAGCGCAAATGAGCTAGGTACGGATTCACGCGCAGGCACGATTGTTCATGAGCTAAGTCACTTTAATGCCGTTGCAGGTACAGATGACATCGTTTATGGCCAATCTGGTGCGAAAAACTTAGCAAACTCAAATCCAAGTCAAGCAATTCAAAATGCTGACAGCCATGAATATTTTGCGGAAAACACTCCGTACCAAAACTAA
- a CDS encoding endonuclease/exonuclease/phosphatase family protein, with protein sequence MTWVIVALCGFILLATLLPLAKHPHWSVRAMEFPRLQLVVITAFTLLLSIFYLNLQSVAALAAISLLGCLSFQLWWILPYTPLWPVEVKKATTNTHTISLITANVLQTNRQFNLLLEQVRVHQPDILVTLESDEIWEQQLDSLLDILPYSVKCPQSNLYGMHVYSRYPLDEAKCEYIVEEGVPSIHAKLRIAPHIMLQTHFLHPAPPSPTENETAIERDAELVVVAKRVINEPLPTIVTGDLNDVAWSPTTRLFRKISGLLDPRVGRGMFNTFHAQYPFARWPLDHLFSSHHFTVIDIKRLNNIGSDHFALYAKLAYQPVKNEDEAGLELKKKDIHRSKEIIENAVAKPNCKL encoded by the coding sequence ATGACTTGGGTTATCGTCGCGCTGTGTGGTTTTATCCTACTAGCTACGCTATTGCCACTTGCTAAACATCCGCATTGGAGTGTGAGAGCAATGGAGTTCCCGCGGCTTCAGCTCGTTGTTATTACCGCATTTACGCTACTGCTGTCCATTTTCTATCTTAATCTTCAAAGTGTAGCCGCGCTTGCTGCCATTTCTCTATTAGGTTGTTTAAGTTTTCAACTGTGGTGGATTTTACCCTACACCCCGCTTTGGCCTGTCGAGGTAAAAAAAGCGACAACCAATACTCACACAATTAGTTTGATCACCGCCAATGTACTGCAAACCAATCGACAGTTTAATTTGCTGCTGGAGCAAGTCCGGGTACATCAACCTGATATTTTAGTCACGTTAGAAAGTGATGAGATATGGGAGCAACAATTAGACTCATTGCTGGACATACTGCCCTACAGCGTTAAATGTCCACAATCCAATTTATACGGCATGCACGTTTATTCTCGCTACCCGCTAGACGAGGCAAAATGTGAGTATATCGTTGAAGAAGGCGTACCTTCGATACATGCAAAACTCAGGATCGCTCCCCATATCATGCTCCAAACCCATTTTTTGCATCCGGCACCGCCAAGCCCCACCGAAAACGAAACGGCCATTGAGCGAGATGCGGAATTGGTGGTTGTCGCTAAACGCGTCATAAATGAGCCTCTGCCCACCATTGTCACTGGCGATCTCAATGATGTTGCTTGGTCACCAACCACGAGGTTATTTAGGAAAATAAGTGGGCTTCTTGATCCGAGAGTTGGCCGAGGCATGTTTAACACTTTTCATGCACAGTACCCGTTTGCACGTTGGCCGCTGGATCATTTGTTTTCGAGTCACCATTTCACAGTGATCGATATTAAAAGGCTCAACAACATAGGGTCAGATCACTTTGCGCTTTATGCAAAACTCGCTTATCAACCGGTCAAAAATGAAGATGAAGCAGGACTTGAGCTGAAAAAGAAAGATATACATCGCAGCAAAGAAATTATTGAAAATGCCGTGGCAAAGCCGAATTGCAAATTATGA
- a CDS encoding DUF885 domain-containing protein, producing MNKISLVALSVVLGLSGCAQDKPKTETTSVAKTTESTLSRAEIDKVVEQYTKQFINHEPALATSLKLSSSEYGHYANRLPDYSVVGMQALQVDMNAAADKLKQLQSGVANSDDLLHLKVNEVIARYYAGDKGFSAGYIDTWGGHLPYIVNQLSGPLLDIPNVLKDQHGIESEQDAKDYVARLNAFVEVTKQVASKVKADANKGVILPKVLFPNTLGYLDNFTAPSGTEHPLVASFKDKLANIDGITDKAAADYVAQATQIVEQKLYPEFKNVSAIMHALESKAPENVGIWAQPNGESFYQHEITYLADSDMSAEEIHQIGLAEVERISKRMDEILKQNGYSQGTVGDRMKQLNEESRFLYADSGEGREALLSFLRGEIGTILQKAPDYFSTIPPQPVEVKRIPKAVEAGAPGGYYNGPSLDGSRPGVFSINLKDMKAVPSFGMKTLTYHEAVPGHHFQIALNMLQTEIGLMRQNASFNGYVEGWALYSELLAYEMGMYKDDPFGDLGRLQAEAYRAARLVVDTGLHYKKWTRDQAITYFADATGTAMSDVVSAIDRYIAWPGQALGYKLGMLKLVELREHAKQQLGDKFDIKAFHDVVLLKGARPMALVEEDIKTWINSLKS from the coding sequence ATGAATAAAATAAGCTTGGTAGCACTCTCTGTTGTGCTAGGTTTGAGCGGATGTGCTCAAGACAAGCCAAAAACAGAAACTACATCTGTTGCTAAAACCACTGAATCAACTCTCTCTCGTGCAGAAATCGACAAAGTCGTAGAACAGTACACCAAGCAGTTTATTAACCACGAACCCGCACTTGCCACTTCGCTCAAATTATCAAGCAGTGAATATGGTCACTACGCCAATAGACTGCCAGATTACTCGGTTGTCGGTATGCAGGCGCTACAGGTGGATATGAACGCAGCCGCAGATAAATTAAAACAATTACAATCGGGCGTGGCGAACTCTGATGACTTGTTGCACCTTAAAGTAAATGAAGTTATTGCCCGTTATTATGCCGGCGATAAAGGCTTCTCTGCAGGTTATATTGATACTTGGGGCGGACACCTGCCATACATTGTTAACCAGTTGTCTGGCCCATTGTTGGATATTCCTAATGTGCTAAAAGATCAGCATGGAATTGAAAGTGAGCAAGATGCAAAAGACTATGTTGCGCGCCTAAATGCCTTTGTTGAAGTCACGAAGCAAGTTGCAAGCAAGGTAAAAGCGGATGCCAATAAAGGCGTAATTTTACCAAAAGTATTATTTCCAAACACGCTAGGTTATTTAGATAACTTCACGGCGCCAAGTGGTACAGAACATCCTTTGGTTGCGTCGTTTAAAGATAAACTTGCGAATATTGATGGTATTACGGATAAAGCCGCCGCTGATTATGTTGCACAGGCAACACAAATAGTTGAGCAAAAGCTTTATCCTGAGTTTAAAAATGTGTCTGCGATTATGCACGCGCTAGAGAGCAAAGCGCCTGAAAATGTCGGTATTTGGGCCCAACCAAATGGCGAATCTTTCTACCAGCATGAAATCACCTATTTGGCGGATTCTGATATGAGCGCGGAAGAGATCCACCAAATTGGCCTTGCTGAGGTGGAGCGTATTTCAAAGCGCATGGACGAAATCCTTAAGCAAAATGGCTATTCACAAGGTACTGTTGGTGACCGGATGAAGCAGCTCAATGAAGAGTCGAGATTCTTATATGCGGATTCTGGCGAAGGTCGTGAAGCGTTATTATCGTTCTTGCGTGGTGAAATAGGGACAATTTTACAAAAAGCGCCAGATTATTTTTCTACTATTCCACCACAACCTGTTGAAGTTAAACGTATACCAAAAGCCGTGGAAGCAGGGGCACCAGGTGGTTACTACAACGGTCCATCGCTTGATGGCAGTCGCCCAGGGGTATTTTCAATCAACCTAAAAGACATGAAAGCAGTACCAAGCTTTGGCATGAAAACCTTAACGTATCATGAGGCTGTTCCTGGTCACCACTTCCAAATTGCGCTTAATATGTTGCAAACAGAAATCGGTTTGATGCGTCAAAATGCCTCATTTAATGGCTATGTTGAGGGCTGGGCGCTGTATTCAGAGCTATTGGCATACGAAATGGGGATGTATAAGGACGACCCATTTGGAGACTTAGGTCGTCTGCAAGCTGAGGCATATCGTGCGGCTCGATTGGTGGTTGATACGGGCCTACATTATAAAAAGTGGACACGCGACCAAGCGATCACGTATTTTGCTGATGCAACTGGTACGGCGATGAGCGATGTGGTATCGGCTATCGACCGTTATATCGCTTGGCCAGGACAAGCGCTTGGTTATAAGTTAGGTATGCTTAAATTGGTTGAACTTAGAGAGCATGCTAAACAGCAACTGGGCGATAAGTTTGATATTAAAGCATTCCACGACGTGGTGTTGCTAAAGGGCGCAAGGCCAATGGCGCTTGTTGAAGAAGATATCAAGACTTGGATTAATTCTCTGAAGTCGTAA